GTGTACGTCCGCGAAACGAACGGCGGGATGAAGTTGATCCCGGGCTCGAGCAACTTTCGATACTCGCCGAACACCGTCAGCGCGCGCTTCTCGTACGCGTTGACGATCTCGACGGCCTGGTACACCGCGACGATCGCGATCGCGAGCAGGAGGAGGGCAACGAGTGGGAATACCGTTCCACCCAACTGGAGCGGAGCGAACATACCACCAATTTGGGGCGACGCGTGCATAAGCGTTCGGCCGGGCGATTTGCGCCGCTACTCGATCGGGCGGCCGTCTTTCGTCTCCGGCGCGATGTGGTCGATGAACGACTCCACGTCGGGATCGTTCACCCGAACCCGGACGTGGATCTCGCCCAGCTCGCTCCCACCGCCGACGGCGAAGTTGACGACGCCGCGGAACGCCGCCTGCTTTTTCAGGTCGAAACTGAACGTGTCGCCGTCCTGGCCCGAAAAGAAGGCCCCGCGGGCGGTGTCGAGGATCGCCTGCTCGTGGAGACGTTCCGAAAAGCGATCCATCGAGTGAGACGTCGCCAGCAGCTCGCCCGGATGCGTCTCGATCTCCGCCTCCGGAAAGAGGTTCGAGATCGCGTCGGCGACCCGATCGGTGACCTCGGTGTCGTTGACCGGCGCGGTGATCTGCACGTCGACGCTGTAGATCACGCCTCGAGCACCTCCCGAACGCGTTCGCGGAACGCCGCCAGCGTCCCGGTGTTCTCGATCGTCACGTCGGCGCGCTCCAGCGCCGCGCCCAGCCCGAAGCCAAGTTCGCGCTCGTCGCGGGCCGCGAGCGATTCGCCGCCCTCGACGTTGTCGCGGCCGCGCTCGGTGATCCGCGCCTTTCGGAGTTCGAACGGCGCCTCGACGCCGACGAGCGTGAACGCCTCGCCGAAGCGCTCCTCGAAGACGTCGACCTCGGCGTCGGACCGGATCCCGTCGACGACCACGGTGTCGCTCTTCTCCAGCGCCGCCTCGATGTGCGGCAGCGAGGCCTCGGCGATCGCGGTGGGGCCGTTCTCCTCGCGCAGCGCGCTCGCGACCTCGCCGTGGTGGTTGGCCGGGTCCAGCCCGCGATCGCGGCACTCGGCGCGGATCACGTCGCCCATCGTCACGACCGGCACGTCGGCGCGCTCGGCGACGGCGGCGAACTCCCCTTTGCCGCTGCCCGCCAGCCCGACGGTTGCGATGACTCGCATTCAGCGGCGATACGACGAGCGCGCGTTTGAAGGCTTTGTTGTGCGTTCGAAGCGGGGGCAAACCCGTGTCGTTTTTGAGGGGGCCACGACTATCCGCATCCGAGGGCACGTAGCTCAGCTAGGACAGAGCGTCGGACTTCTAACCGCGCCGGTGTTCCGGTGTGGGGGGATATCCGATGGTCGTGGGTTCGAATCCCACCGTGCTCGCTGCTGCGAACGACAGTGAGCAGCGCGAGCGCCGGGATTCGAATCACGGCAGACCGAGCGAAGCGAGGTCTGGCATCGGGTTCGAATCCCACCGTGCTCGCTCCCCCTTTTTACTTCGTCGGGTTCGTCTCCGGCGAACCACTCCTATTAAAAAATTTGGGGGAACAACTGCCGGACGCTCCCTCCGGTCACGTCCGGAGAACTGCGTTCGCTTCGCTCGCGCGGATGCTCTCTTCAGAGCCAAGCGCCGCAAGCGAACGGGAGCGACCGCAGTTCGAATCCCACCGTGCTCGTGGTAATGCTGGGCTCGAAAGAGCGGAGCGACGGGAGCCGCCCACTCGTTCAGTCGAACCCGTAGCGTTTGTGCGCTTCGTCGATGTCCAGAATCTCGATCATACGGACCTCCGCATCGGCTCCGAGAACGTCGTAGAACGCGGTGTGGGTCCGACCGATATGTATCGGGTATAATCCTTCGCCGTCGACGACCAGCTTTTGTTTGTCACCGGATCCGGACCCCGGCCTCGGATACGAGTCGTCTGATAACTTCCGAAGGTCATCCTTCACGATCGTCTGCTCTTTTCATCCAGTGCGGCGACGTACTTGCGGGCCGCCTCCGCGAGGAGGACCTGATAACTCATCGAGCGATGTCAGTTCCTCGCTGTCCGCCTCCCGGACCTCTTTGACTCGCTCGGCGAGCTGTCGCCGCTGGTGTTCTCGGATCAACTCCGCGAGCAGGTCGTCGTACGTCTCGCCTGCCCCTTTCAGTTCGTTCAGTTCCTTCCACCGTTCCTCTGTGACCGGGATTCGCTTGCTGGCGTTGGACATGTGTCTTGGTTCCTGTCAATCCTTACAACGCTTACAAGGAAACGTCTTCGGCGGTCGGCTTCCATACGACAATATCGGAGTCGCTATTTCGAGAACGTCAGCCCTCACCGTGCTCGTGAGACTGCCTACTCCACCCGCTCGACCCCTGCTCCCCGAACGTTCGACTGCACGCTCCGCATCCCCTGTTTCGCCTTCTGCTTCGAGGCGTAGCCCTGCCCGCTGTCGGCGACGATGTTACCGTTGTCGTGGACCAACCGCCACCGCCACTTCCCGCCCGAATCCTCGAACAGTTCGAACGTGGCGTCGCTGCCGCCCTCCGAGACGACGCCGTCGTCCTCTTTCGACGTATCGACGACGTACGCGCCGGGGGCGTTCGCCTTGACGCTGTCGAGTCCCTGTTCGGCCTTCTGTGCGGAGGCGTACCCCTCGCCCGAGTCGGCGATGATGTTGCCGTTGTCGTGGACGAGTCGCCAGCGGTATTTCTCCGCGGCGTCCTCGAATAACTCGAACGTCGCCTTGCTGGCGTCGGCGTCGAGGTCGATGTCGTCCTCGCCCTCCGTCCACGCCAGTTCGAGTTCGAGGGTGACTTGATCGCCCTCGCGCTCGACTTCGACCTCCATGGTGGGGTCGGCCGGCGGCGTCACGGTCACCGTCTGCTCCTCGTCGGCCGGCACGGGCTCGCCGCGGCTGAGCGCGTTCGCCAGCCGCCGGAGGTACGTCGCGATCCCCCGTCGGCTCCGCTTCGTCTCTGCCTCGTGGACGGTCTCCTCGTCGGGCATACGGTGCATCATCGTTCGGGAGCCATATAGTGGTACTCCCGGCGAAAGTGCGTTTACAGCGCCGTGATGAGCGATTTTTCGCCCTCGATCGCGACCGAATCGCCGACCGAGATGCGCTTGCCCCACTCCGAGGTCGGGATACGCGTCACGACCGCGAGGTAGTAGTCGCCGGCGTCCAACTCGTCGTGGGCGCCCAGCAGCGTCGGATCGCCCCACGGGGGGAACGTCTCCTTGCGTTTCCGCGTGAACTCCTTGACGAACGTCTTCAGCAGTTCGCCACTGTCGGGGTTCTGTGCGGGGACCGAACAGCGCGGCAGCGGGCGGAGCCCCTGCATCGACACGTCGCCGATCTCGAAGGTGACGAGGTGGTCCTCGTCCGCGTAGAGGCGGTCCTCCCAGAACGGCTCGACGCCGTCGACGACGATGTTCGGCCGCGCGCGTCGTCGCATCTCCTCGGGCCCGTCGATCAGGTCCGGGAACCACGACGCGACCGTTTCGAGCGTCGCTTTGCTCACGATTGACGGCCCCGTGGTGGTGATCATCTTCCGCGACAGCGCACCGGCGTTGTCGGTGTAGTTCGTGTTCGCCTTCTCCAGTCTGACCGGCTCGTCGAAGAAGTCGCTGAACCACGCTTCGACCCGTTCGGTCTCGTCGTCGAGAACGAACCGAGCCCTGTCGTCGTCCGCGTCCGTCCACAGCGTGACGGCTCCCTCCTCGAGGTCGAACGACGATCGAACCCGCTGGATCTCGGGGTTCCGCCGCCCGTTGACGTACTCGTCGTCCTCGCTGAACAGCGCGTACTTGCGGTCGTAGCGAAGGGAACCGGACTCCGCGACCTCGACCGCGTCGGGTTCCTCGGGTCGAAGCCCCTTGATCGGGTACACCGAGATGTTCGAAATTGTGGCCATGTTCGGCGACATTCGCGAAGCCGGCATATATACGTTCGTGCGACCGTCGCGTTCGACGCTCCGCTCAGTCCCCGCCGCTGACGCGGTGGAACGGCCCGTGAGCGATGGTCTCTCGGAGATCGGCGACCGTCTCCCGGCTGGCGGTGGAGGCGGCTTCGAGCACCGCGAACACCTCCAACCGCGAGACCTTCACGTCCGCTTGGGTCAGCGCGTCCTCGGGTCGCTCTTCGAGTTCGCGCAGCGTGCCGACGGCCAGCACGTATGGGACGAGCCACGCTGAGAGGGTGTTCCCCCCGTGCAGCGGCATCGCCTCCAGATACGCCTGCGCCTCGTCGAGACACGAACGGGCGAGATCGGCCGTTCGGGAGACGACTCGCGCCGATCCGGCCCGGTGTTTCGGGTCGGTGACGGCGTCCTGCGGAACGCCTTCCGCGGCGAGCCACTCCGCGGGCAGATAGACGTTGTTCTCCTCGCTGTAGTCGTCGTACACGTCCTTCGAGACGTTGACCAACTGGAGGAGCAGCCCGAACGTCTCGGCGGTGTCGTGCATCGTCTCGGCGCGCGTCTCCGGAACGTCTTCGCGCGTGAGCAGGTTCGTGATCAGCGCCCCGACCGTTCCGGCGGCGTAGTAGCAGTACTCCTCGAGTTCGTCGCGGTCGCTGATCCGGAGTCCGCCCTCGTCGGCGTACCGTTCGACGAACATCGCCATCCCGCCGATCATCTCCCGAACCGGCGGGAGAACGGCCTCTCGAACGTCCTCGGGCAGCTCCGCGAACGTTGCGGCGATCGTCGGTATCCCGGCGACGACGTCCCAGTCCGCGCTTCGCTCTCCCGCCGGCGGGAGCCACGGGTCGACTGCTGCGCGGAACTCGGCGATCGTCGTCTCCGAGTCCGGATCGAGCGCCGCTTCGTACAGGTACAAGAGGGCGGCTTGGCGGCGCGTCTTGATGTGTCCGGCGTCCTCGATGGTGTCCGCGACCCGACAGAGCAGGTAGCCGAGACAGATGTGGCTCGACATCGGCTCCTCGAGCACGTCGACGGTCAGCGCAAACGTTCGCGAGACGCGCTGGACCGACTCGTGACACCATTCGTAATCCGGATCCGGTGGCTCCAACGGCTGTGACGACGCGCGCGTCATTGGGGCTCGCTCGGATCGTCGTCACGTTGTTGCGGGAACGTCGATCCCGTTCGGTCCAGTCGGTTCCTCGATCGCTGATCGAATCTGATGGTACTCATTGCTACACGCGGGGAGATCGGCTTCTATCGGGTCGGTAGGCGTTCGATCAACAAATAACCCGTGCAGATTATCGCCCCGCCGCACCGACCGTGGTGACTCCACCTCCGTCTCGCCCCAACGTTGATGCGCAACGGGGGTGATCGTGGCGTATGTTCACAAACTTCACCGACGAGCGGATCGACGTCGGCGACGCGACGTTGCGGGTGCGACGCCACGGTGAGGGGCCGCCGCTGTTGCTCTTACACGGCTATCCGGAAACGCACGCGATGTGGCACGCGGTCGCGCCGGAACTCGCGGACCGATTCTCCGTCGTCTGTCCCGATCTGCGCGGCTACGGCGACAGCCGCGGTCCGGATGATCCCGTGACCGAGGATTACTCGAACCGATCGATGGCAGGCGATATGACCGCGCTGATGGCCGAACTCGGCCACGACACATTCCGACTCGTCGGTCACGATCGCGGCGCTCGCGTGGGGTATCGACTGACGCTCGATGCGCCCGAGCGCGTCGAGCGCTTCGTCGCTCTCGACATCATCCCGACGCTCGAGACGTTCGAGGCCATGGACTACGAGTACGCCGAGTCGATGTACCACTGGCTGTTTCTCGCCCAAGCGTACCCGCTGCCCGAGACGCTCATCGGGGCCGACCCGACGTTCTACCTCGAGCACATGATGGAGCGGTGGAGCGCCTCCATGGACGGGTTCACCGACGAGGCGCTCGCCGAATACCGCCGGTGCTTCGAGCAGCCGAGCGTCGTCCGCGCGAGCTGTGCGGACTATCGTGCGGGCTTTCACGTCGACACGGCCCACGACCGCGAGTCCCGGGCCACGGGCGACAAAATCGAGTGTCCAATGTTGGCGCTTTGGGGGGCCGGGTCGGGGACCGTCTCCTTCGATCCGCTGGACGTCTGGGAGCGGTGGGCGAGCGACGTTCGCGGGCGCGGACTCGACTGCGGGCACTTCCTGCCCGAGGAGGCCCCCGAGGAGACGCTCGCGGCGCTCGAGACGTTCCTCTGAGTCGTCCGCTCGCCGCAAACTGTTAACACCGTCGCGGGCGACGCCGATACCATGGCAGAGACGACTTCGACGCTTTCGGGTGACGCGGCCATCGTGACCGGCGCGAGTTCGGGGATCGGCCGCGAAACCGCGCTCGCGCTCGCCCGCGAGGGTGTGGACGTGACGCTGGCTGCGCGTCGCGAGGAACGACTCGACGCGCTCGCCGACCGGATCGAGCGCGAGACCGACGCGACGGCCATCGCCGTCCCGACCAACGTCCGCGACGAGGACGGCGTCGAGGCGCTCGTCGAGACCGCAGTCGATCGGTTCGGCGGGCTCGATATCCTTCTCAACAACGCGGGGGTGGTCGTCGGCGGGGACATCGAGGAGCTGTCGACCGAAAAGTACCGGCTCATGATGGAGACGAACGCCGACGGGATGTTCTTCGCGACGCGAGCGGCCCTCCCGCACCTCCGCGAGTCGGGCGGGACGATCGTGTTCATCGGGAGCTTCGCGGGCCAGTACGCCCGGTCGTACAACCCCGCCTACGCCGCGACGAAGTGGTGGGCCCGCGGGTTCGCCCAGAGCGTCGCCGCCCAGACCGGCGGCGACATCGCGGTCACCACGATCAACCCCTCCGAAGTCCGCACGGAGATCGCCGCCGAGACGGGCCGGAGCTTTGCCGAACGCTTCGACGAGGACGAGGCCATCGAACCGGAGGACGTCGCCGAGGCCGTCGTCTTCGCCGCCGGCCAGGAGAACGCGATGGTGAGCGAGCTCGATCTGTACCGACGCGACAAGTTCTCCGTGCTTTGAGTCGCGCTGGATGGATGTCCAGTATCCGCCGCTGATACTGACCGGGCGACAGTATCGGATCGCAAATATTTCAAAATAAGCAAGTTTTATAACGTATCGGGGTATACGTGTGGTTGTAATGCCCGGAACAACCGACGTGCGTTCACCCCGTTCGCGAGAAACTGGACGGTGCGGCGTACGGATACCGCCCGGAAGGCCCCGCTCGACGGAGGTGTCTCGTCACAGACCCTAGCACAGATTCGGCTCAGACACCGCGGCTCCGCGGCCGGCTCCGTCCCGAACCGGCATCCATTGGCATGTGTGCCGGCCGCGACACCTTTCGACGGTGACCATCGACGGCTCCTCGTGGCTCAGACTCCTTTGGGCCGTCGTCGGTTCACGACCTGTCATTCGGATCGACTGGAGCGCCCCGATGGGCGCTCCGTCGTATTTTTCGCCCGTCAGCTACGCTTCGATCGGCTACGCTATTCTCCGAAGTCGTCCTCGAAGCGGAACGTGCCGTTCCGTTGGACGATCTCCCCGTCGACCTCGATGAACGACTCTTCGGCCATGTCGACGATCATGTCGACGTGAACTGCCGACTCGTTGGCCTCCCGTCCCTCCCCCACGCACTCGTCGTAGGCCCGTCCGATCGCCATGTGGACGGTGTCGCCCATCTTCTCGTCGAACAGCATGTTGTACGTGAAGCGGTCGATGTCGCGGTTCATCCCGATCCCCAACTCCCCGAGCCTGCGCGCGCCGGGATCGGTGTTCAACACCTCGGTCAGGAGGTCCTCGTTGTTATCGGCCGCGTGCTCGACGACCTCGCCACCCTCGAAGACCAGGTGTGCGTTCGTGATCTCGCGGCCCTGGTGGTACAGCGGCATGTCGAACAGCACCTCGCCCTCGACGCTGTCGGGAACGGGTGCGGTGAACACCTCGCCGCCCGGCAGGTTCTTCTCGGCGTGATCGTTGAGCGTCTTCATCCCGTCGACGGACATCGTCACGTCGGTCACATCGCTGCTTTTGATCCGCACCTCGCTCGCCGGGTCGAGAACCTCGACCATCCGCGCTTGGTACTCCCGCTGGGCGTCCCAGTCTTTGTTGATCGCGTCCCAGACGAAGTTCTCGTAGCCCTCCGTGCTCATCCCGGCCAGTTGGGCGTTCGCCTGCGAGGGGAACTGCGTGAGACACCACCGCTTCGAGAGCGCGACCTCCTGCACCGGCTGGCGGGCCTTCGCGTGCGCGGCCTGTTTTTCGGGTGGAACGTCGCTCTGTTCGGTTGCGTTCGCCTCCGCGCGGACGCGGATGAGCACGTCGCTCTCCTCGTAGAGGGCCTTCGCGTGCGTGGGCGTGTCGAGGTTCTCCGCATCGACCGACCGGAGGTACGCCCGCTGGGCGCGGCTGTCGCTCGCGAGGTGGATCGGCGTCGCGCCCCGATCGCCGACGACCTCGTGGAGGGCGACGGCGAGATTCTCGGCGACGGTCGGCGCGCTGATGACGACGTTGTCGCCGGGCTCGACGTTCGTCGAGTGATCGACGACGATCTCGGCGTGTTCTCTGATTCGCGGGTCCATACGCTACCGTCCTCACGCGCGCATCTATACGCTTGTGGTGGCGGTCGTCATTCTCGATCTCCGAACACGGGTGCTACGCCTAAGTGCCCGCCCGCCGAAGTCACTCGCATGTGGAGTCGGCGCGATCGAACCGAGGTCGTCTGCATCGCGTGCGGCGACACGCTCGACCGCACTGAGGCCCGCGAGTACGACAAACACGGCGACCGGTGGGATCGCCTCGACAAGGCGTTCGAGTACGTCTGTAAGCCCTGTCACCGCGATCTCTGCCACCAACCGCGCCGCGGCCTTGAATCGTTGCTCGTCGATCTCGATGGCGCCTCCGTCTCCGCTCGCCGGTTCGTCGAGCGCTACTACGACGCCCTCGATTTGACGCGCGGTCCCGACGAGGGCGACGAACGCGAGCGAAGCCCCTGAGACCGGAGGCGGCTCCGAACCGGTGGCCTCGCAACGCCTAACTGTCCGACCGCTCAAGGTCCGGCATGACTGACCGCGACGAACAGGCGTACGCCGGCACCGCTGAGGGGCAGGGTCCCGTCCGGATCGACGAGGAACTCGCCCGCCACCTCGCGAACAAACGCGAGGAGCTCTTCGAGGAGTTCGAGATCCGCGACGAGTTCCCGAGCGAGGTGCTCGAGGAGGCCGAAACCCGCGCCGCCGACCCCGAGGGCGACATCGAATCCGAACTCGAGGAGCGCCGCGACCTCCGCGAGCTGACGACGTGGACCACCGACCCCGCCGACGCACAGGACTTCGACGACGCGATCTCGATCGAACGCACTGAGAAGGGGTACCGACTGTGGGTCCACATCGCCGACGTGACCCACTACGTGACGCCGGACACCGCGATGTGGGAGGAGGCGACGAAGCGCGGGAACACGGTCTACCTCCCCGCCTGCACGATCCATATGCTGCCACCCGTGTTGGCCGAAACCGTCTGTTCGCTCGTTCCCAACGAGGATCGGCTCGCCCACACCGTCGAGATGCACATCAACGGCGAGACGCTCTCGCACGAGTCGATCGAGATCTACAAATCGGTCATCCACTCGGACGCCCGCCAGACGTACAACGACTGCGAGGACCGCCTCGACGACTCCGACGCGCCGCTGCACGCCGAGAACAACCTGGCGTACGAGCTCGCGGAGCGACTCCACGAGCAGCGGAAGGAGGACGGCTCGCTCGTCCTCAACCCCAAGCGCGATCGCGCCCACACGATCATCGAGGAGTGCATGCTGAAGGCGAACAAGGCCGTCACGCACGAACTCCAGTGGAGCCGCGGCCTCGAGGCGATGTTCCGCGTTCACCCCCAGCCGACGCCCCAGGAGTGGGACGAGGCGCTCACGGAGATTCAGGAACTCGACGGCGTTTCGATCCCCGGCGACGCGTGGGACGATCCTCGGAAGGCCGTCAACGCCACGCTCGAAGAAGCACCCGGCCGACAGCTCAACAAGATCCAGTGGGCCGTGATGAAGGTGATGCCGCGCGCGAAGTACATGTCCGATCCGTTCGGCGGGCACCACGCGCTGAACTTCGAGATCTACGGCCACTTCACCTCGCCGATTCGCCGACTTTCGGATCTCGTCAACCACTGGATCATCTACACGAACGACGTGCCTGAGGGAGTCGCAGAGCTCTGCGACCACGCTAGCGACAAACAGAAAGACGCCGAGACCTGCGAGCGCATCTACAAGGACTTCCTCGAGGAGGTCGGGCTCGATCCCCACGCCGTCAACAACCGCGGTATCGAGGTCGTCGAGGACGCCGAAGACGCTCAGTACACGGCCTGAAACGCGTCGCTACCCACCGATCACTCGATGTCCGCCATCCGTTCGGAGAAATCCCAGGTGTAGCACTTCTTCGGCTCGATCCGAATGTGGACCTCCCGACGATCGGCGGCGAGCAGCCCCGTCGCCAACTCGTTATCCGTGCCGCCGAGATACCGAGTCAGTAGCGTTTCCAACAGTACCTTGTCGTCGTCCGGTTCGATCGTCACCGTGCCGGACCCGCGAACGCCCCGGTAGGGTGGCTCGTTGTCGGAGATCTCGAACGCCACGCCGGGATCGGCGCGGAGGTA
The window above is part of the Natronomonas salsuginis genome. Proteins encoded here:
- a CDS encoding RNA-binding domain-containing protein; translation: MIYSVDVQITAPVNDTEVTDRVADAISNLFPEAEIETHPGELLATSHSMDRFSERLHEQAILDTARGAFFSGQDGDTFSFDLKKQAAFRGVVNFAVGGGSELGEIHVRVRVNDPDVESFIDHIAPETKDGRPIE
- a CDS encoding AAA family ATPase codes for the protein MRVIATVGLAGSGKGEFAAVAERADVPVVTMGDVIRAECRDRGLDPANHHGEVASALREENGPTAIAEASLPHIEAALEKSDTVVVDGIRSDAEVDVFEERFGEAFTLVGVEAPFELRKARITERGRDNVEGGESLAARDERELGFGLGAALERADVTIENTGTLAAFRERVREVLEA
- a CDS encoding HVO_2922 family protein, giving the protein MPDEETVHEAETKRSRRGIATYLRRLANALSRGEPVPADEEQTVTVTPPADPTMEVEVEREGDQVTLELELAWTEGEDDIDLDADASKATFELFEDAAEKYRWRLVHDNGNIIADSGEGYASAQKAEQGLDSVKANAPGAYVVDTSKEDDGVVSEGGSDATFELFEDSGGKWRWRLVHDNGNIVADSGQGYASKQKAKQGMRSVQSNVRGAGVERVE
- a CDS encoding MOSC domain-containing protein, which codes for MATISNISVYPIKGLRPEEPDAVEVAESGSLRYDRKYALFSEDDEYVNGRRNPEIQRVRSSFDLEEGAVTLWTDADDDRARFVLDDETERVEAWFSDFFDEPVRLEKANTNYTDNAGALSRKMITTTGPSIVSKATLETVASWFPDLIDGPEEMRRRARPNIVVDGVEPFWEDRLYADEDHLVTFEIGDVSMQGLRPLPRCSVPAQNPDSGELLKTFVKEFTRKRKETFPPWGDPTLLGAHDELDAGDYYLAVVTRIPTSEWGKRISVGDSVAIEGEKSLITAL
- a CDS encoding phytoene/squalene synthase family protein — encoded protein: MTRASSQPLEPPDPDYEWCHESVQRVSRTFALTVDVLEEPMSSHICLGYLLCRVADTIEDAGHIKTRRQAALLYLYEAALDPDSETTIAEFRAAVDPWLPPAGERSADWDVVAGIPTIAATFAELPEDVREAVLPPVREMIGGMAMFVERYADEGGLRISDRDELEEYCYYAAGTVGALITNLLTREDVPETRAETMHDTAETFGLLLQLVNVSKDVYDDYSEENNVYLPAEWLAAEGVPQDAVTDPKHRAGSARVVSRTADLARSCLDEAQAYLEAMPLHGGNTLSAWLVPYVLAVGTLRELEERPEDALTQADVKVSRLEVFAVLEAASTASRETVADLRETIAHGPFHRVSGGD
- a CDS encoding alpha/beta fold hydrolase yields the protein MFTNFTDERIDVGDATLRVRRHGEGPPLLLLHGYPETHAMWHAVAPELADRFSVVCPDLRGYGDSRGPDDPVTEDYSNRSMAGDMTALMAELGHDTFRLVGHDRGARVGYRLTLDAPERVERFVALDIIPTLETFEAMDYEYAESMYHWLFLAQAYPLPETLIGADPTFYLEHMMERWSASMDGFTDEALAEYRRCFEQPSVVRASCADYRAGFHVDTAHDRESRATGDKIECPMLALWGAGSGTVSFDPLDVWERWASDVRGRGLDCGHFLPEEAPEETLAALETFL
- a CDS encoding SDR family oxidoreductase — its product is MAETTSTLSGDAAIVTGASSGIGRETALALAREGVDVTLAARREERLDALADRIERETDATAIAVPTNVRDEDGVEALVETAVDRFGGLDILLNNAGVVVGGDIEELSTEKYRLMMETNADGMFFATRAALPHLRESGGTIVFIGSFAGQYARSYNPAYAATKWWARGFAQSVAAQTGGDIAVTTINPSEVRTEIAAETGRSFAERFDEDEAIEPEDVAEAVVFAAGQENAMVSELDLYRRDKFSVL
- a CDS encoding aminopeptidase, producing MDPRIREHAEIVVDHSTNVEPGDNVVISAPTVAENLAVALHEVVGDRGATPIHLASDSRAQRAYLRSVDAENLDTPTHAKALYEESDVLIRVRAEANATEQSDVPPEKQAAHAKARQPVQEVALSKRWCLTQFPSQANAQLAGMSTEGYENFVWDAINKDWDAQREYQARMVEVLDPASEVRIKSSDVTDVTMSVDGMKTLNDHAEKNLPGGEVFTAPVPDSVEGEVLFDMPLYHQGREITNAHLVFEGGEVVEHAADNNEDLLTEVLNTDPGARRLGELGIGMNRDIDRFTYNMLFDEKMGDTVHMAIGRAYDECVGEGREANESAVHVDMIVDMAEESFIEVDGEIVQRNGTFRFEDDFGE
- a CDS encoding DUF7562 family protein gives rise to the protein MWSRRDRTEVVCIACGDTLDRTEAREYDKHGDRWDRLDKAFEYVCKPCHRDLCHQPRRGLESLLVDLDGASVSARRFVERYYDALDLTRGPDEGDERERSP
- a CDS encoding RNB domain-containing ribonuclease, which translates into the protein MTDRDEQAYAGTAEGQGPVRIDEELARHLANKREELFEEFEIRDEFPSEVLEEAETRAADPEGDIESELEERRDLRELTTWTTDPADAQDFDDAISIERTEKGYRLWVHIADVTHYVTPDTAMWEEATKRGNTVYLPACTIHMLPPVLAETVCSLVPNEDRLAHTVEMHINGETLSHESIEIYKSVIHSDARQTYNDCEDRLDDSDAPLHAENNLAYELAERLHEQRKEDGSLVLNPKRDRAHTIIEECMLKANKAVTHELQWSRGLEAMFRVHPQPTPQEWDEALTEIQELDGVSIPGDAWDDPRKAVNATLEEAPGRQLNKIQWAVMKVMPRAKYMSDPFGGHHALNFEIYGHFTSPIRRLSDLVNHWIIYTNDVPEGVAELCDHASDKQKDAETCERIYKDFLEEVGLDPHAVNNRGIEVVEDAEDAQYTA
- a CDS encoding pyridoxamine 5'-phosphate oxidase family protein, with product MPTWTGAWPEAEAERYLAEATVPIRLACRTPSGGLWMLSLWYRYDDGAFHCATGANADVVEYLRADPGVAFEISDNEPPYRGVRGSGTVTIEPDDDKVLLETLLTRYLGGTDNELATGLLAADRREVHIRIEPKKCYTWDFSERMADIE